In Lytechinus variegatus isolate NC3 chromosome 12, Lvar_3.0, whole genome shotgun sequence, a single window of DNA contains:
- the LOC121425432 gene encoding pancreatic triacylglycerol lipase-like isoform X2 — MYTLSLALLLIFGITQQVEAEEICFDDVGCFADDPCHIPGFPPRSPDIINTRFLLFTRTNWDDYQELNLHDVEGLRASNFDPKRKTKMFVHGWWAYGLDPEELERKDAFLEMEDANVILVDWERGAAEPRYGVAHQNTRVVGRQIGQLARFLNLETGMYFRDVHLIGSSLGAHAAGYAGQYQPGFGRISGLDPAGPYFRDDGFDFRDNGPDCRLDPTDAIFVDVIHTDANDITGLGQMLPLGHQDFYPNGGRKQTGCNLIDLFSGCSHSRAWKLFTESILSTCSFTAYPCESWAQFVAGNCGDCGTRGCPVMGYRADENTEVKGKFYLHTNGDSPYCMD, encoded by the exons ATGTACACCCTTTCCCTGGCTTTGCTTCTTATCTTTGGAATTACTCAACAAG TCGAAGCTGAAGAAATATGCTTTGACGATGTCGGATGCTTCGCCGATGATCCTTGCCACATCCCCGGTTTTCCACCACGATCGCCGGACATCATCAACACACGCTTTCTGCTCTTCACGCGGACGAACTGGGACGATTACCAGGAGCTGAACCTGCACGATGTCGAAGGACTGCGGGCTTCGAATTTCGACCCGAAGAGGAAGACGAAGATGTTCGTGCATGGCTGGTGGGCGTACGGACTAGATCCGGAAGAACTCGAGAGGAAGGATGCCTTCCTTGAAATG GAGGATGCTAATGTCATCCTGGTCGACTGGGAGAGGGGAGCGGCGGAGCCCCGCTACGGGGTAGCCCATCAGAATACCAGGGTGGTCGGGCGACAGATTGGACAACTTGCCCGCTTCTTGAACCTCGAGACTGGAATGTATTTCAGGGATGTTCATCTGATCGGTTCGAGTCTCGGGGCACACGCCGCGGGGTACGCCGGACAGTACCAGCCAGGATTCGGTAGAATTTCAG GCCTTGACCCCGCTGGCCCATACTTTCGTGACGACGGATTTGACTTTCGCGATAATGGACCCGACTGTCGACTGGATCCGACGGATGCCATCTTTGTTGACGTCATCCATACTGATGCCAATGATATCACAGGTCTAGGACAGATGCTTCCG CTAGGACATCAGGATTTCTACCCCAACGGTGGTCGCAAGCAAACCGGATGTAACCTCATCGATCTGTTCTCAGGATGTAGTCATTCCCGAGCCTGGAAGCTTTTTACCGAAAGTATCCTCTCCACTTGCAGCTTCACTGCGTACCCATGCGAGAGTTGGGCGCAGTTCGTGGCCGGTAACTGCGGCGATTGCGGCACGCGCGGTTGTCCTGTCATGGGTTACCGCGCCGACGAAAACACCGAGGTTAAGGGTAAATTTTACCTGCACACGAATGGGGATTCTCCATATTGCATGGACTGA
- the LOC121425432 gene encoding pancreatic triacylglycerol lipase-like isoform X1 codes for MYTLSLALLLIFGITQQAVEAEEICFDDVGCFADDPCHIPGFPPRSPDIINTRFLLFTRTNWDDYQELNLHDVEGLRASNFDPKRKTKMFVHGWWAYGLDPEELERKDAFLEMEDANVILVDWERGAAEPRYGVAHQNTRVVGRQIGQLARFLNLETGMYFRDVHLIGSSLGAHAAGYAGQYQPGFGRISGLDPAGPYFRDDGFDFRDNGPDCRLDPTDAIFVDVIHTDANDITGLGQMLPLGHQDFYPNGGRKQTGCNLIDLFSGCSHSRAWKLFTESILSTCSFTAYPCESWAQFVAGNCGDCGTRGCPVMGYRADENTEVKGKFYLHTNGDSPYCMD; via the exons ATGTACACCCTTTCCCTGGCTTTGCTTCTTATCTTTGGAATTACTCAACAAG CAGTCGAAGCTGAAGAAATATGCTTTGACGATGTCGGATGCTTCGCCGATGATCCTTGCCACATCCCCGGTTTTCCACCACGATCGCCGGACATCATCAACACACGCTTTCTGCTCTTCACGCGGACGAACTGGGACGATTACCAGGAGCTGAACCTGCACGATGTCGAAGGACTGCGGGCTTCGAATTTCGACCCGAAGAGGAAGACGAAGATGTTCGTGCATGGCTGGTGGGCGTACGGACTAGATCCGGAAGAACTCGAGAGGAAGGATGCCTTCCTTGAAATG GAGGATGCTAATGTCATCCTGGTCGACTGGGAGAGGGGAGCGGCGGAGCCCCGCTACGGGGTAGCCCATCAGAATACCAGGGTGGTCGGGCGACAGATTGGACAACTTGCCCGCTTCTTGAACCTCGAGACTGGAATGTATTTCAGGGATGTTCATCTGATCGGTTCGAGTCTCGGGGCACACGCCGCGGGGTACGCCGGACAGTACCAGCCAGGATTCGGTAGAATTTCAG GCCTTGACCCCGCTGGCCCATACTTTCGTGACGACGGATTTGACTTTCGCGATAATGGACCCGACTGTCGACTGGATCCGACGGATGCCATCTTTGTTGACGTCATCCATACTGATGCCAATGATATCACAGGTCTAGGACAGATGCTTCCG CTAGGACATCAGGATTTCTACCCCAACGGTGGTCGCAAGCAAACCGGATGTAACCTCATCGATCTGTTCTCAGGATGTAGTCATTCCCGAGCCTGGAAGCTTTTTACCGAAAGTATCCTCTCCACTTGCAGCTTCACTGCGTACCCATGCGAGAGTTGGGCGCAGTTCGTGGCCGGTAACTGCGGCGATTGCGGCACGCGCGGTTGTCCTGTCATGGGTTACCGCGCCGACGAAAACACCGAGGTTAAGGGTAAATTTTACCTGCACACGAATGGGGATTCTCCATATTGCATGGACTGA
- the LOC121425433 gene encoding pancreatic lipase-related protein 2-like, with product MEGLAVVLSTLLFLQSAFAREVCYDGLGCFDDSASCHSLRFPPESPAEVNTQFFLYTRSNQAQDHYQLLDRSDDGNLMASLFDGRLQTKFIIHGFTDTIFSDYFQAIKNSLLNKEPMNVIMVDWNDGAIGGYNLCRQNTRVVGREIAMLARALNRVHGADFGDMHLIGHSLGAHTAGYAGAFQSGLGRITGLDPAGPSFRGVDPECRLDPSDALFVDNIHTDTHEILGMGILEPVGHIDFYPNGGDDMPGCPLLREVACDHFRSVYYFEESIRSTDCTFTAYPCGSWNQYQVGLCTRCGLSGCPEMGYNADQSTATGSFYLETNDKDTYCKQ from the exons ATGGAAGGGCTTGCCGTGGTCTTATCCACATTGCTATTCCTCCAGTCAG CATTTGCACGTGAGGTCTGTTACGATGGTTTGGGCTGCTTCGACGACTCGGCCTCGTGCCATTCGCTTCGCTTCCCTCCCGAATCTCCGGCCGAGGTCAACACCCAGTTCTTCCTCTACACCCGGTCGAATCAAGCCCAGGACCACTACCAGCTCCTCGACCGCAGCGACGACGGGAACCTGATGGCGTCACTCTTCGATGGCCGACTCCAGACAAAGTTCATCATCCATGGCTTCACCGATACAATTTTTTCAGATTACTTCCAGGCAATAAAAAACTCACTCCTAAATAAG GAGCCTATGAACGTAATCATGGTGGATTGGAATGACGGGGCTATCGGAGGCTACAATCTTTGCCGTCAAAACACGAGGGTGGTTGGCCGAGAGATAGCAATGTTGGCACGTGCCCTTAACAG aGTTCATGGGGCAGATTTCGGTGACATGCATCTTATTGGCCACAGCCTGGGAGCTCATACAGCCGGTTACGCAGGGGCCTTCCAATCCGGATTAGGTCGTATTACTG GTCTTGACCCAGCTGGCCCATCCTTCCGTGGTGTTGATCCAGAGTGTAGATTGGATCCCTCTGACGCCCTCTTCGTTGATAACATTCACACAGATACTCATGAAATTCTTGGAATGGGCATCCTCGAACCG GTCGGGCACATCGATTTCTACCCGAACGGAGGCGACGACATGCCCGGATGTCCCTTGCTTCGTGAAGTCGCTTGCGATCACTTTCGGTCAGTCTACTACTTTGAGGAGAGTATCAGGTCAACAGATTGCACTTTTACCGCGTACCCATGCGGTTCGTGGAATCAGTACCAAGTTGGTCTTTGCACCCGATGTGGGCTGTCTGGCTGCCCGGAGATGGGCTACAACGCGGACCAGAGCACTGCCACTGGGTCGTTCTATCTGGAAACTAACGACAAGGATACTTACTGCAAGCAATAA